In Rhodococcus antarcticus, one DNA window encodes the following:
- a CDS encoding SCO6880 family protein → MTTPQIVEPVRYGNLRNPRRPGVAGLSLAATVLAGSSALAVVTSMMAFNLATAGVVLVVAVVVLAPLVQTDREGRIGYQRIVARLRHRRAAKAGRTTYVAGPASTGTPDGRTRLPGLAAATELLEGHDVYGTPFAVLHTKATDHYSVVFQGEADGDDLVDQSVTDAQVAHWGGWLARLGQEADVAAASVTVETAPDPGTRLTRMIRGHQQPGAPEFAATTLDEIVANYPSASSIITTRIAMTFTGKARSDETRRSPAQMLEYLARVVPGYRNHLRVTGAGTSVRMMSAADLTDAIRVCFDPSVSQLVDEQRAENPNGTGLTWSEAGPAFAQEHPDRYAHDGAFSMVWQMRQPPTGVFTDTVLKALLAPHPDIARKRVTIIYRPESAEAAATIVERDVRDANTIMTGKARAQHRDSTALRAANKAASEEAEGAGLVRFGMIVTATVTTEAGLQRAASTINQLSAPVKLRLRLARHNQAAAFTAGLPLGLVLPAHLLLPDMLRDAL, encoded by the coding sequence GTGACCACCCCGCAGATCGTGGAGCCCGTGCGCTACGGCAACCTCCGCAACCCCCGCCGCCCCGGCGTGGCCGGACTGTCCCTCGCCGCCACCGTGCTGGCCGGGTCCTCGGCGCTGGCGGTGGTGACGTCGATGATGGCGTTCAACCTGGCCACCGCCGGCGTGGTGCTGGTGGTGGCCGTGGTGGTCCTCGCCCCCCTGGTCCAGACCGACCGGGAGGGCCGCATCGGCTACCAGCGGATCGTGGCGCGCTTGCGGCACCGGCGGGCGGCGAAGGCCGGGCGCACCACCTACGTCGCCGGCCCCGCGTCGACCGGCACCCCCGACGGCCGCACCCGGCTGCCCGGGTTGGCTGCGGCCACGGAGCTGCTGGAGGGCCACGACGTGTACGGCACCCCGTTCGCCGTGCTGCACACCAAGGCCACCGACCACTACTCCGTGGTCTTCCAGGGTGAGGCCGATGGTGACGACCTGGTCGACCAGTCGGTGACGGACGCCCAGGTCGCGCACTGGGGTGGGTGGCTGGCCCGGTTGGGTCAGGAGGCCGACGTCGCCGCCGCGTCGGTGACGGTGGAGACCGCGCCGGACCCCGGTACCCGGCTGACCCGCATGATCCGTGGCCACCAGCAGCCCGGGGCCCCTGAGTTCGCCGCGACCACCCTCGACGAGATCGTGGCCAACTACCCCTCGGCGTCCAGCATCATCACCACCCGCATCGCGATGACGTTCACCGGCAAGGCCCGCAGCGACGAGACCCGCCGCAGCCCGGCCCAGATGCTGGAGTACCTGGCCCGAGTGGTGCCCGGCTACCGCAACCACCTGCGGGTCACCGGTGCCGGGACGTCGGTGCGAATGATGAGCGCCGCGGACCTCACCGACGCCATCCGCGTCTGCTTCGACCCGTCGGTGTCGCAGCTGGTCGACGAGCAGCGGGCCGAGAACCCGAACGGCACGGGCCTGACGTGGTCCGAGGCCGGACCCGCCTTCGCCCAGGAGCACCCCGACCGCTACGCCCACGACGGGGCGTTCTCCATGGTGTGGCAGATGCGCCAGCCCCCCACCGGGGTGTTCACCGACACCGTGCTGAAAGCGTTGTTGGCCCCGCACCCCGACATCGCCCGCAAACGGGTCACCATCATCTACCGCCCCGAGTCCGCCGAGGCCGCCGCGACGATCGTGGAGCGCGACGTCCGCGACGCCAACACGATCATGACCGGCAAGGCCCGCGCCCAGCACCGGGACTCCACCGCCCTGCGGGCAGCGAACAAGGCCGCCTCCGAGGAAGCCGAAGGCGCCGGGCTGGTCCGCTTCGGGATGATCGTCACCGCCACCGTCACCACCGAGGCAGGTTTGCAGCGGGCCGCGTCCACGATCAACCAGCTCTCCGCCCCGGTGAAGCTGCGGCTGCGCCTGGCCCGGCACAACCAGGCCGCCGCGTTCACCGCCGGGCTGCCCCTGGGCCTGGTCCTGCCCGCGCACCTGCTGCTCCCGGACATGCTGCGGGACGCCCTGTGA
- a CDS encoding type IV secretory system conjugative DNA transfer family protein, whose product MSAPTRNPDRLWLWIAVAVVAVIGLLGVLWAAVYAGAGNAGQPTPGGPVTLVVDLATGTRAWPGGISTVLAIGVPLLVVVLAVAWWLVFGTTTRARVDPAAKDLARPRDLAGLTPTAVKASAATLRPGADLTDPGSWGVLLGVTLGGRVPLRMDWESVAVCVAGPRVGKSMSLAIPALVAAPGPAVATSNKADLHDATRSLRMARGRVWVFDPQNIASTEPASAWWVNLLASVYSPATAERLAGHLADGNTDPGATPDAYFEPEGRSLLATYILAAAVSGGDLLHVLHWITSASSDVPHRLLAQHDQPAAAATARRYLEITPKQRDGLFGTAAKMIRVLTEPAYSQWVTPPVRVTFTEDAGRLVAVPQAPWRDQVPEFDPLGFVTSTGDTLYALSIEGRAAATSLTTALTAMLFDAGQLAATRTPTRRLATPLLFVLDEAANVCRIRALPDLYSHFGSRGMPVITILQSWSQGCEVFGEAGMRKLWSAANAKLYLGGVSEAGFLRDLSAVVGEHDVQRWSTSSSRNGGSRSQSWSREPILSVAQLQALDRGRAVLLTSGNPAALIATVPWTHGPDADNIRASLAYWAPDAETADTRVARGWGPA is encoded by the coding sequence GTGAGTGCCCCCACCCGCAACCCGGACCGGCTGTGGCTGTGGATCGCGGTCGCTGTTGTGGCCGTGATTGGGCTGCTCGGGGTGCTGTGGGCAGCGGTGTACGCCGGGGCCGGCAACGCCGGACAGCCCACCCCCGGCGGCCCGGTCACCCTGGTGGTCGACCTGGCCACCGGCACCCGGGCGTGGCCCGGCGGCATCTCCACCGTCCTGGCCATCGGGGTACCGCTGCTCGTGGTCGTGCTCGCGGTGGCGTGGTGGCTGGTGTTCGGCACCACCACCAGGGCCCGCGTCGACCCGGCCGCGAAAGACCTCGCCCGGCCCCGTGACCTCGCGGGGTTGACCCCCACCGCGGTGAAGGCCTCCGCGGCGACGCTGCGTCCCGGGGCCGACCTCACCGACCCCGGCAGCTGGGGCGTCCTGCTCGGGGTCACCCTCGGTGGCCGGGTCCCGCTGCGCATGGACTGGGAGTCCGTCGCTGTGTGCGTCGCCGGGCCCCGGGTCGGCAAGTCCATGTCCCTGGCCATCCCCGCCCTGGTCGCGGCCCCCGGCCCGGCGGTGGCCACCTCCAACAAGGCCGACCTGCACGACGCCACCCGGTCGCTGCGCATGGCCCGCGGCCGGGTGTGGGTCTTCGACCCCCAGAACATCGCCAGCACCGAGCCGGCCTCGGCGTGGTGGGTAAACCTGCTCGCGTCGGTGTACAGCCCAGCCACCGCCGAACGCCTGGCCGGGCACCTCGCTGACGGCAACACCGACCCCGGCGCCACCCCGGACGCCTACTTCGAGCCCGAAGGCCGCTCCCTGCTGGCCACCTACATCCTCGCCGCCGCAGTCTCCGGTGGTGACCTGCTGCACGTCCTGCACTGGATCACCAGCGCAAGCTCCGATGTGCCGCACCGCCTGCTCGCCCAGCACGACCAGCCCGCCGCCGCCGCCACCGCCCGGCGGTACCTGGAGATCACCCCGAAGCAGCGCGACGGCCTGTTCGGCACCGCGGCCAAGATGATCCGCGTCCTCACCGAACCGGCCTACTCCCAGTGGGTCACCCCACCGGTGCGGGTCACCTTCACCGAGGACGCCGGCCGCCTGGTCGCGGTGCCGCAGGCACCGTGGCGTGACCAGGTGCCGGAGTTCGACCCGCTCGGCTTCGTCACCTCCACCGGGGACACCCTCTACGCCCTGTCCATCGAGGGGCGGGCCGCGGCGACGTCGCTGACCACCGCCCTGACCGCCATGCTGTTCGACGCCGGCCAGCTCGCCGCCACCCGCACCCCCACCCGCCGGCTGGCCACCCCGCTGCTGTTCGTCCTCGACGAGGCCGCGAACGTGTGCCGCATCCGGGCGCTGCCCGACCTGTACTCCCACTTCGGGTCCCGCGGCATGCCCGTCATCACCATCCTGCAGTCCTGGTCCCAAGGCTGCGAGGTGTTCGGCGAGGCCGGGATGCGCAAGCTCTGGTCCGCGGCCAACGCCAAGCTCTACCTCGGCGGGGTGAGCGAGGCCGGGTTCCTCCGCGACCTGTCCGCCGTCGTCGGCGAGCACGACGTCCAGCGCTGGTCCACCTCGAGTTCCCGCAACGGCGGGTCCCGCTCCCAGTCCTGGTCACGGGAGCCGATCCTGAGCGTCGCCCAGCTCCAGGCCCTCGACCGCGGCCGCGCCGTGCTGCTCACCTCCGGCAACCCGGCCGCACTCATTGCCACCGTCCCCTGGACCCACGGCCCGGATGCGGACAACATCCGGGCTTCGCTGGCCTACTGGGCACCGGACGCAGAGACCGCCGACACCCGCGTCGCACGTGGCTGGGGGCCGGCGTGA
- a CDS encoding DUF4913 domain-containing protein, translated as MSGYDDDGPVVPAADGDGPGGDGQGARSVLALTVELGDAVDRAVLKRVQTEADAMAAIAFEELLTPELSVVLQERARQATAAVLDNRDDDHTAELAGAGPLFTTVQDWVAGFLARVIVRWPSQDFIWCPRWWAHAEVVSRLTGLWITWEQARLGSPADINTWWLQQLDPHLAVITAQGGPLTGCNQNEGHGGTRAGLRIEPPPPGTFESP; from the coding sequence GTGAGCGGCTACGACGACGACGGACCGGTCGTCCCGGCAGCCGACGGCGACGGCCCGGGCGGTGATGGCCAGGGTGCCCGGTCGGTGCTGGCATTGACGGTGGAGCTGGGAGACGCCGTCGACCGAGCGGTGCTCAAGCGGGTGCAGACCGAGGCCGACGCCATGGCTGCGATCGCGTTCGAGGAGCTGCTGACCCCGGAGCTGTCGGTGGTCCTGCAGGAGCGGGCCCGGCAGGCCACCGCCGCGGTGCTGGACAACCGGGACGACGACCACACCGCGGAGCTCGCGGGCGCCGGCCCCTTGTTCACCACCGTGCAGGACTGGGTGGCCGGCTTCCTCGCCCGCGTCATCGTCCGGTGGCCCTCCCAGGACTTCATCTGGTGCCCACGTTGGTGGGCCCACGCCGAGGTCGTCTCCCGCCTCACCGGGCTCTGGATCACCTGGGAGCAGGCCCGGCTCGGATCCCCCGCAGACATCAACACGTGGTGGCTGCAGCAGCTCGACCCGCACCTGGCCGTCATCACCGCCCAGGGCGGACCGCTCACCGGCTGCAACCAGAACGAGGGGCACGGCGGCACCAGGGCCGGACTGCGCATCGAGCCACCACCACCCGGGACCTTCGAGTCCCCCTGA
- a CDS encoding carboxymuconolactone decarboxylase family protein, with amino-acid sequence MIEELKVSTRSLAQAAPATWTAFADLHRGAVADGALSGKVKELMTLATATVKPRDGCITYHGKAAARREALGWPC; translated from the coding sequence GTGATCGAGGAGCTCAAGGTGAGCACGCGGTCGTTGGCGCAGGCTGCGCCGGCGACCTGGACCGCCTTCGCGGATCTGCATCGTGGCGCCGTGGCTGACGGTGCCCTGTCGGGGAAGGTCAAGGAGCTGATGACGCTGGCCACCGCGACGGTCAAGCCGCGCGACGGGTGCATTACCTACCACGGGAAAGCTGCCGCTCGACGGGAGGCGTTGGGGTGGCCCTGCTGA
- a CDS encoding PIG-L deacetylase family protein: protein MGVESLVLGELAQRGPVLAVVAHPDDESFGLGAVIAALHVEGADIRVLCLTRGEASTLGASADLGVVRLLELRAAAGVLGVSEVVLEDFADGGLSGVPVATIDDVLNAQLRDAVTLLVFDVSGVTGHPDHRAASAAALRVARRHHLDVLEWGVTPQVASQLNIELATSFVALAGDGVTDIVVDRTVQLAAIACHQSQAHDNPVLTRRLELQGTLERVRLHPADRVQGTG, encoded by the coding sequence GTGGGCGTTGAGTCGCTGGTGCTGGGCGAGCTCGCTCAGCGTGGGCCGGTGCTCGCCGTGGTCGCGCACCCTGACGACGAGAGCTTCGGCCTCGGCGCGGTGATCGCCGCGTTGCACGTGGAGGGCGCTGACATCCGGGTCCTGTGCCTGACCCGCGGGGAGGCCAGCACTCTCGGGGCGAGCGCTGACCTCGGGGTGGTCAGGTTGCTCGAGCTGAGGGCCGCTGCGGGCGTGTTGGGGGTGTCGGAGGTCGTCCTGGAGGACTTCGCCGACGGCGGCCTCAGCGGTGTCCCTGTAGCCACTATCGACGATGTCCTCAACGCGCAGCTGCGCGATGCGGTGACGCTGCTCGTCTTCGACGTGTCAGGGGTGACAGGCCACCCCGATCATCGGGCGGCGAGCGCTGCGGCGCTCCGGGTGGCCCGGCGTCACCACCTGGACGTCCTGGAGTGGGGCGTCACCCCCCAGGTCGCTTCCCAGCTGAACATCGAGCTTGCTACCAGCTTCGTCGCGCTGGCCGGTGATGGCGTCACCGACATCGTGGTCGACCGCACCGTCCAGCTGGCGGCCATCGCCTGCCACCAGAGCCAGGCCCACGACAACCCGGTCCTGACCCGTCGCCTCGAGCTGCAGGGCACCCTCGAACGCGTCCGCCTGCATCCCGCCGACCGGGTGCAGGGCACCGGATAA
- a CDS encoding aminotransferase class V-fold PLP-dependent enzyme codes for MRSGGTSCSGPAPSSPLVERIRGGVLGEGEVVDGPYGRRQIVYADYTASGRSLDFLEDFLRHQVLPRYANTHTESSGTGLQTSQLREDARRLIHDAVGGTEDDVVIFCGSGATAAVNKLVGILELRLPAGLDERYRLGERIPAHQRPVVFLGPYEHHSNELPWRESIADVIVIDEDPDGHIDLVQLAERLTEYADRPLLIGSFSAASNVTGVLTDTERVAALLHKHGALSFWDYAAAGPYVPIRVRSSGLGADDHKDAVFLSPHKFVGGPQTPGVLVVRRELVGNSVPTAPGGGTVAFVDPTGHRYLDDPVAREEGGTPAIIESIRAGLVFALKDAVGTDLIEQRETRLWRHALQRWQSNPDIDILGHSQARRLSIVSFRLRAGGGRYLHHNFVVALLNDLFGIQTRGGCSCAGPYGHRLLAIDPQHSHAFRHEIGLGCEGIKPGWTRLNFNYFISDTVRDYLIDAVDLVAHYGHRLLTDYTFDPHTGLWHHRAGPWQPILRLHDVRYDDTGELRYPAARATLGEDALANDVRDARTLLTSRTAEVPDGPTGLPPDFEALRWFPLPPQCLQPTSTTGTPLAPAGDRPPRP; via the coding sequence CTGCGGTCAGGGGGCACCTCTTGCTCGGGTCCGGCACCGAGCTCACCGTTGGTGGAGCGAATCCGGGGTGGGGTCCTGGGTGAGGGTGAGGTGGTGGACGGTCCCTATGGCCGGCGTCAGATCGTGTACGCCGACTACACCGCCTCGGGGCGGTCACTGGACTTCCTGGAGGACTTCCTGCGCCACCAGGTGCTCCCGCGGTACGCCAACACCCACACCGAGAGCTCCGGCACCGGGCTGCAGACCTCGCAGCTGCGGGAGGACGCCCGGCGGCTCATCCACGACGCGGTCGGGGGCACTGAGGACGACGTGGTGATCTTCTGCGGGTCGGGGGCCACCGCGGCGGTCAACAAGCTCGTGGGCATCCTCGAGCTCCGCCTTCCCGCGGGCCTCGACGAGCGCTACCGGTTGGGTGAGCGGATCCCCGCACACCAGCGTCCGGTGGTGTTCCTGGGCCCCTACGAGCACCACTCCAACGAGCTGCCGTGGCGGGAGTCCATCGCCGACGTCATCGTCATCGACGAGGACCCCGACGGCCACATCGACCTGGTTCAGCTGGCCGAACGGCTCACCGAGTACGCCGACCGGCCGCTGCTCATCGGGAGCTTCTCCGCCGCATCGAACGTCACCGGTGTGCTCACCGACACCGAACGGGTCGCCGCCCTGCTCCACAAGCACGGCGCACTGTCCTTCTGGGACTACGCCGCCGCCGGGCCCTACGTCCCCATCCGGGTGCGCAGCAGCGGCCTGGGGGCCGACGACCACAAGGACGCGGTGTTCCTCTCCCCGCACAAGTTCGTCGGTGGCCCGCAGACCCCCGGGGTCCTGGTGGTGCGCCGAGAGCTGGTGGGCAACAGCGTGCCCACCGCGCCTGGTGGCGGCACGGTGGCGTTCGTGGACCCGACGGGCCATCGCTACCTCGACGACCCCGTGGCCCGGGAGGAGGGCGGCACCCCGGCGATCATCGAGTCGATCCGCGCCGGGCTGGTGTTCGCCCTCAAGGACGCCGTGGGCACCGACCTCATCGAGCAACGAGAGACGCGCCTGTGGCGCCACGCGTTGCAACGGTGGCAGAGCAACCCCGACATCGACATCCTCGGCCACTCCCAGGCCCGGAGACTGTCCATCGTCTCCTTCCGCCTGCGGGCCGGCGGCGGGCGCTACCTGCACCACAACTTCGTCGTTGCCCTGCTCAACGACCTGTTCGGCATCCAGACCCGCGGTGGCTGCTCCTGCGCCGGACCGTACGGCCACCGCCTGCTGGCCATCGACCCCCAGCACTCCCACGCCTTCCGGCACGAGATCGGGCTCGGCTGCGAGGGCATCAAACCCGGCTGGACCCGCCTCAACTTCAACTACTTCATCTCCGACACCGTGCGGGACTACCTCATCGACGCGGTCGACCTGGTGGCCCACTACGGCCACCGGCTGCTCACCGACTACACCTTCGACCCACACACCGGACTATGGCACCACCGCGCAGGCCCGTGGCAACCCATCCTGCGCCTGCATGACGTGCGCTACGACGACACCGGTGAGCTGCGGTACCCGGCGGCCCGGGCGACCCTCGGCGAGGACGCCCTCGCCAATGACGTGCGCGACGCCCGCACCCTGCTGACGTCACGGACCGCGGAAGTGCCCGACGGACCCACCGGCCTTCCACCGGACTTCGAGGCACTGCGCTGGTTCCCCCTACCACCGCAGTGCCTACAACCCACCAGCACCACAGGGACACCACTGGCCCCTGCCGGAGACCGACCACCGAGGCCTTGA
- a CDS encoding sulfocyanin-like copper-binding protein, which produces MTLGDMGMNTTMGGTAPAGAQMMLQATPVSVPAGQVSFVVDNRGWRTHELIILPLDAGAGAGQRTVGADGKVTEDGALGEASTSCGNGAGDGITSGSASWVNVTLPAGHYEMVCNLANHYSDGMHQELDVS; this is translated from the coding sequence GTGACCCTGGGCGACATGGGGATGAACACCACGATGGGCGGGACCGCGCCAGCGGGTGCGCAGATGATGCTGCAGGCCACCCCGGTGAGCGTGCCGGCCGGGCAGGTCAGCTTCGTCGTGGACAACCGGGGCTGGCGCACCCACGAACTCATCATCTTGCCGTTGGACGCCGGGGCGGGTGCGGGTCAACGCACCGTCGGTGCTGACGGCAAGGTCACCGAGGACGGCGCGCTCGGCGAAGCCTCCACCAGCTGCGGGAACGGTGCCGGTGACGGCATCACCTCCGGCAGCGCGTCCTGGGTCAACGTCACCTTGCCCGCCGGCCACTACGAGATGGTGTGCAACCTCGCCAACCACTACAGCGACGGCATGCACCAGGAGCTCGACGTCAGCTGA
- a CDS encoding DUF302 domain-containing protein, with product MTSYQNSVSVELPFAEAVAATTTALAEQGFGILTEIDVQATMKAKRDKNMEPYVILGACNPALAEQAIDADRSTGVLLPCNVVVRGDGEGSIVSFLDPQLMASVTDLPAMAALADEATTRLDAALATLAG from the coding sequence GTGACCAGCTACCAGAACAGCGTCTCCGTCGAGCTCCCGTTCGCCGAGGCCGTCGCCGCCACCACCACCGCCCTCGCCGAGCAGGGCTTCGGGATCCTCACTGAGATCGACGTGCAGGCCACCATGAAGGCCAAGCGGGACAAGAACATGGAGCCCTACGTCATCCTCGGCGCCTGCAACCCGGCGCTGGCCGAACAGGCCATCGACGCCGACCGCTCCACCGGGGTCCTGCTGCCCTGCAACGTGGTCGTCCGCGGGGACGGGGAGGGCTCCATCGTCTCCTTCCTCGACCCGCAGCTGATGGCCTCGGTCACTGACCTGCCCGCGATGGCCGCCCTCGCCGACGAGGCCACCACCCGCCTCGACGCCGCCCTCGCCACCCTCGCCGGCTGA
- a CDS encoding metal-sensitive transcriptional regulator: MGVPGTERTVDIDTDQLTDVLARLKRVQGQVGGVIRMIEEGQDCSKVVTQLAAASKALDKAGFKIIATGLEQCLLEDVGTRAVDQAELERLFLSLA, encoded by the coding sequence ATGGGGGTACCAGGGACGGAGCGGACCGTGGACATCGACACCGACCAGCTGACCGATGTGCTGGCCCGCCTGAAGCGGGTCCAGGGTCAGGTCGGCGGGGTGATCCGCATGATCGAGGAGGGTCAGGACTGCTCCAAGGTGGTCACCCAGCTCGCCGCGGCCTCCAAGGCCCTGGACAAGGCGGGGTTCAAGATCATCGCGACGGGTCTGGAGCAGTGCCTGCTCGAGGACGTGGGCACCCGCGCCGTCGACCAGGCCGAGCTCGAGCGCCTCTTCCTCTCCCTCGCCTGA
- a CDS encoding MMPL family transporter encodes MTDPSPGPDPSGPGVRTEGVLARLGRTMALRARWVFSVWLIALVALGALAPSVFSSLAGAGWQANGSESVAVRELAQAHFGGASSAAVQLVVHSDTAVVTDPAVQDVLTRATAVFAADPRFGQVVAPQPGATISADGHTGILMAGATGTTDDMVKAVDDVKDRLTALSGNGIDVYPTGASALWSDFNAANHDAMITAELFSWPVTLAIMVVAFGSLVAAGLPLLLTLAGLVASAGGLVLLNTVTPISVWAMNFAMMFALALGIDYALFLVARFRDALSRSGDREQAVAETMDTAGKAVVLSGLTVLVSLSAVLLVPAPAVRTMAVGIMLAVAFVLLATLTLLPAALGRLGEKVNAGSLPHARRQVHRSPRFASWGRLLHAHPWPFALGALGVLVALTVPVFGLKVAMPSIQVVPADSAVRQGYDLVQAGFGQGAPGQLQIIAPATQADAVAAAARAVPGIAMVGPAQAAQDGSGLVLLSAVPNVDPSAPAMGGILDQLRADLPTDALVGGAPAENLDLQSALNTYLPIVVTVILVLGFLLLLVALQAPLIALLGTLVSLLSTGAAFGVAKLVFQDGHGSGLLGFTPQGFLDGWGPVFFFAMIFAIAMDYTVFLLSTAKEHYERTGDPEVAGVDGLAHSGRVILAAAAVMVAVFFSFALADPLPPKEMGVILGVAVLLDAGLVRLILLPVLLRLTGHAAWWSPPWLRRVLPTIRFSHT; translated from the coding sequence GTGACGGACCCGTCGCCCGGCCCCGATCCGTCGGGGCCGGGCGTGCGCACCGAGGGTGTGCTGGCCCGGCTCGGGCGGACCATGGCGCTGCGGGCGCGGTGGGTGTTCAGCGTGTGGCTGATCGCCCTGGTGGCGCTGGGTGCGCTGGCCCCGTCGGTGTTCAGCTCGCTGGCGGGGGCGGGGTGGCAGGCGAACGGTTCGGAGTCCGTCGCCGTGCGGGAGCTGGCCCAGGCCCACTTTGGTGGGGCGTCCTCGGCCGCCGTGCAGCTGGTGGTGCACTCCGACACCGCAGTGGTGACCGACCCGGCCGTGCAGGACGTGCTGACCCGGGCGACGGCGGTGTTCGCCGCCGACCCCCGCTTCGGGCAGGTCGTTGCGCCGCAGCCCGGGGCCACGATCTCCGCCGACGGTCACACCGGGATCCTGATGGCCGGGGCCACGGGCACCACCGACGACATGGTGAAGGCCGTCGACGACGTGAAGGACCGCCTCACCGCACTGTCGGGCAACGGGATCGACGTCTACCCCACGGGCGCCTCCGCACTGTGGTCGGACTTCAACGCCGCCAACCACGACGCGATGATCACCGCAGAGCTGTTCTCCTGGCCGGTGACCCTGGCGATCATGGTGGTCGCCTTCGGCTCCCTGGTGGCCGCGGGCCTGCCGCTGCTGCTCACCCTGGCCGGGCTCGTCGCCTCCGCCGGTGGGCTGGTGCTGCTCAACACCGTCACCCCGATCTCGGTGTGGGCGATGAACTTCGCGATGATGTTCGCCCTCGCCCTGGGCATCGACTACGCCCTGTTCCTGGTGGCCCGCTTCCGCGACGCCCTGAGCCGCTCCGGCGACCGGGAGCAGGCCGTGGCCGAGACGATGGACACCGCGGGCAAGGCCGTCGTGCTCTCCGGGCTCACCGTGCTGGTCAGCCTCTCGGCCGTGCTGCTCGTGCCCGCCCCGGCCGTCCGGACCATGGCCGTCGGCATCATGCTCGCAGTCGCCTTCGTGCTGCTGGCGACGCTGACGCTGCTCCCGGCCGCCCTGGGTCGGCTGGGGGAGAAGGTCAACGCCGGGTCCCTGCCGCACGCCCGCCGTCAGGTCCACCGCTCCCCGCGGTTCGCCTCCTGGGGCCGGCTGCTGCACGCCCACCCGTGGCCCTTCGCCCTCGGCGCGCTCGGGGTCCTCGTCGCCCTGACCGTCCCGGTGTTCGGCCTCAAGGTCGCCATGCCCTCGATCCAGGTGGTGCCCGCGGACTCCGCGGTCCGCCAGGGCTACGACCTCGTCCAGGCCGGCTTCGGCCAGGGGGCACCCGGCCAGCTGCAGATCATCGCCCCCGCCACCCAGGCCGACGCCGTCGCGGCGGCCGCACGGGCGGTCCCGGGCATCGCGATGGTCGGCCCCGCCCAGGCCGCACAGGACGGGTCCGGGCTCGTGCTGCTCTCCGCAGTCCCCAACGTCGACCCCTCCGCCCCCGCCATGGGGGGCATCCTCGACCAGCTCAGGGCCGACCTGCCCACCGATGCGCTGGTCGGTGGGGCGCCGGCGGAGAACCTCGACCTGCAGTCCGCCCTGAACACCTACCTGCCGATCGTGGTCACCGTGATCCTCGTGCTCGGGTTCCTGCTGCTGCTCGTGGCCCTGCAGGCCCCCCTGATCGCCCTGCTGGGCACCCTGGTCAGCCTGCTCTCCACCGGTGCCGCGTTCGGCGTCGCCAAGCTCGTGTTCCAGGACGGGCACGGTTCCGGGCTGCTCGGGTTCACCCCGCAGGGCTTCCTCGACGGCTGGGGCCCGGTGTTCTTCTTCGCGATGATCTTCGCGATCGCCATGGACTACACCGTGTTCCTGCTCTCCACCGCCAAGGAGCACTACGAGCGCACCGGGGACCCCGAGGTCGCCGGAGTCGACGGGCTCGCCCACTCCGGGCGGGTCATCCTCGCCGCCGCCGCCGTGATGGTCGCGGTGTTCTTCTCCTTCGCCCTGGCCGACCCGCTGCCCCCCAAGGAGATGGGCGTCATCCTCGGCGTCGCCGTCCTGCTCGACGCCGGACTCGTCCGGCTCATCCTGCTGCCGGTGCTGCTGCGCCTGACCGGGCACGCCGCCTGGTGGTCCCCGCCCTGGCTGCGCCGCGTCCTGCCCACCATCCGCTTCTCCCACACCTGA
- a CDS encoding SHOCT domain-containing protein — MFWYGNDGGYGGGGGVVVMVVGMLLFWGLVIAGIALLLRRPHREAGGMVPAHRSAQQVLAERFARGEIDEGEFTARLSALHGPKKL; from the coding sequence ATGTTCTGGTACGGCAACGACGGTGGTTACGGCGGCGGTGGGGGTGTCGTGGTCATGGTGGTGGGCATGCTGCTGTTCTGGGGGCTGGTGATCGCCGGCATCGCTCTGCTCCTGCGGCGCCCGCACCGGGAAGCGGGCGGGATGGTCCCCGCCCACCGCAGCGCCCAGCAGGTCCTCGCTGAGCGGTTCGCCCGCGGCGAGATCGACGAGGGTGAGTTCACCGCCCGCCTGTCCGCCCTTCACGGCCCGAAGAAGCTCTGA